From a region of the Nonlabens sp. Hel1_33_55 genome:
- a CDS encoding tetratricopeptide repeat protein, producing MNYRLLILGLAFSSLAFAQKREIRKIEKAVEDNDYKEASSLFSEINESEVEEKYVADYTYFKAVTMLGNPNRVTASGKELQNIMVLFDKAKDLGYDSAAVSGQKSLVSDAIFAHAQKMLQAGKQDEALASVNYLLELDPSNQRMRENAANLAYRSGDFKSAKDNYQQLLDEGYTGIEETALATSLGSNKDEVFPNLKTAEVAVKTGQYTNARLEKSDSKLGTIVTNLAWVYNNNGEKPKAKSLVMEIFDKYPEDESLKIAAANLYLLVGMEEEYKKAVSKMNEEITDPAVYQNLAVAAADKENWDQAIDYYNKSIELDNSNYATQNNLAAAYIQKGNLEETTAVQQKEYYMNAAKHYEKVLELKPDMDSAKTTLISIYKAFNMDDKAAALEAGN from the coding sequence ATGAATTATAGGTTATTAATATTAGGACTGGCATTTTCAAGCCTTGCTTTTGCTCAGAAACGAGAGATAAGAAAGATAGAAAAAGCCGTTGAGGATAATGATTACAAAGAGGCTTCTTCTTTATTTAGCGAAATTAATGAGAGTGAAGTAGAGGAAAAATATGTGGCAGACTATACTTATTTCAAGGCCGTTACAATGTTAGGAAATCCTAATAGAGTGACCGCAAGTGGTAAAGAATTGCAGAACATAATGGTTTTATTTGATAAAGCTAAGGATTTAGGATATGATTCAGCAGCCGTTAGTGGCCAAAAAAGTTTGGTAAGTGATGCTATTTTCGCACATGCACAAAAAATGTTACAGGCTGGAAAACAAGATGAGGCATTAGCTTCAGTAAATTATTTGTTAGAATTAGATCCTTCTAATCAACGGATGAGAGAGAATGCAGCAAACCTAGCTTACCGATCAGGTGATTTCAAAAGCGCTAAAGATAATTACCAGCAGTTATTAGATGAGGGCTATACGGGAATAGAAGAAACGGCTTTAGCAACTTCTTTGGGAAGTAATAAGGATGAAGTTTTTCCAAATCTAAAAACAGCTGAGGTTGCGGTAAAAACGGGTCAATATACTAATGCTCGATTAGAAAAATCTGATTCTAAGCTCGGCACAATTGTAACGAATTTAGCTTGGGTTTATAATAACAACGGTGAAAAACCAAAAGCTAAAAGCCTTGTAATGGAGATATTCGACAAATATCCAGAGGATGAAAGTTTAAAAATCGCAGCCGCAAATTTATATCTTTTGGTAGGTATGGAGGAAGAATATAAAAAAGCTGTTTCTAAAATGAATGAAGAAATTACAGATCCTGCAGTATATCAAAATTTAGCAGTAGCTGCTGCTGATAAAGAAAATTGGGATCAAGCTATAGATTACTACAATAAGAGTATAGAGTTAGATAACTCAAATTACGCAACTCAAAATAATTTAGCTGCGGCTTATATACAAAAAGGGAACTTAGAGGAAACTACAGCGGTTCAACAGAAAGAATACTATATGAATGCTGCTAAACATTATGAAAAAGTGCTTGAACTTAAGCCTGATATGGATTCTGCTAAAACGACATTAATTAGTATTTACAAAGCTTTTAATATGGACGATAAGGCAGCGGCTCTAGAGGCAGGTAACTAA
- a CDS encoding C40 family peptidase has protein sequence MKYGICPISIVPMRQETSDTSEMVSQMMYGEVFKVLEYRKKWSRIRLSNDHYEGWIDNKQYLEIQENDYKNLSDKNNIAFAKDPISTVTHSNQTLSSILIGSQISSATFLGDSFSSTDIANLKVQHEKSNLVSEALLLLNTPYLWGGRSNMGIDCSGFTQLIYKLNGYYLSRDASEQAKQGEVLSFIEESDPGDLAFFDNTEGLITHVGIIMKDNYIIHAHGKVRIDRLDQTGIFNLNTSSHSHKLRMIKKIV, from the coding sequence ATGAAATACGGTATTTGTCCTATATCCATTGTACCTATGCGACAAGAAACTAGTGATACTAGTGAGATGGTGTCCCAGATGATGTATGGAGAAGTTTTTAAAGTATTGGAATATCGTAAAAAATGGTCACGCATACGTCTGAGCAATGACCATTATGAAGGATGGATTGACAACAAGCAATACCTAGAAATACAAGAAAATGATTATAAGAATCTAAGTGATAAAAATAATATCGCTTTCGCGAAAGATCCCATTAGCACGGTCACCCATTCAAATCAAACGCTTAGTTCAATATTAATAGGCTCTCAAATATCGTCTGCTACTTTTCTAGGAGATAGTTTTTCATCCACAGATATTGCCAATTTAAAAGTTCAGCATGAAAAGTCAAATTTAGTAAGTGAAGCTTTGTTATTGTTAAACACACCTTATTTATGGGGTGGTCGCTCAAATATGGGAATCGACTGTAGCGGCTTTACTCAGCTAATTTATAAACTGAACGGTTATTACCTATCTAGAGACGCCAGTGAACAAGCTAAGCAAGGAGAAGTGTTAAGTTTTATAGAGGAGTCAGATCCAGGCGATTTAGCATTTTTTGATAACACAGAAGGTTTGATAACTCATGTTGGAATCATCATGAAAGATAATTACATCATTCATGCGCATGGAAAGGTTAGAATTGACCGTTTAGATCAAACGGGAATATTTAACTTAAATACTTCCAGTCACTCTCATAAGCTGAGGATGATTAAAAAAATTGTATAG
- a CDS encoding acetyl-CoA C-acyltransferase: MRKVVIVSYARTPIGSFLGSLSSVPATELGTIAIKGALDKIGLDPKHVQEVLMGHVVQANTGQSPAKQASLGAGISNNVPATSVNKVCASGMKSIILAAQCIALGDQDVIVAGGMENMSQIPHYLNLRNPQKFGPATMIDGMQRDGLVDAYNKNAMGVCADLCASENGFSREDQDKFAIQSYERSAAAWQAGKFKEEVVPVAVKQRRGDDIIVDTDEEFSNVKMDKIPSLRAAFSKDGTVTAANASTINDGAAAVVLMSEEKAKELNIEPLATIISYADASVEPERFTTAPAKALPKALDKAKLGLKDMDFIELNEAFAVVGLANMKLLGINDENVNVYGGAVSLGHPLGCSGARIVTTLLSTLKNEGGRLGAAAICNGGGGASALVIESHF; this comes from the coding sequence ATGAGAAAAGTAGTAATAGTTTCATACGCACGTACACCCATAGGTAGCTTTTTGGGATCCCTGAGTTCAGTTCCAGCGACTGAATTAGGCACCATTGCAATTAAAGGCGCTCTTGACAAAATCGGGTTGGATCCTAAACATGTTCAAGAAGTTTTAATGGGTCACGTAGTTCAAGCAAACACCGGTCAGTCTCCGGCAAAGCAAGCTTCTTTAGGTGCTGGAATCTCTAATAACGTTCCAGCAACTTCTGTAAATAAAGTGTGTGCAAGTGGTATGAAATCAATCATATTAGCAGCTCAATGTATTGCGTTAGGTGATCAAGATGTTATTGTTGCGGGTGGTATGGAAAATATGAGTCAGATACCGCACTATTTAAATTTGAGAAACCCACAGAAATTTGGACCAGCAACTATGATTGATGGTATGCAGCGCGATGGGCTGGTAGATGCCTATAATAAAAATGCCATGGGAGTTTGTGCAGATCTATGTGCATCTGAAAATGGTTTTTCTCGCGAGGATCAAGATAAATTTGCCATTCAATCCTATGAACGATCTGCTGCGGCATGGCAAGCTGGAAAATTTAAAGAAGAAGTGGTTCCAGTTGCTGTAAAACAACGCAGAGGTGACGATATTATCGTAGATACTGATGAAGAATTTTCCAATGTCAAAATGGATAAGATCCCATCACTTAGAGCTGCATTTTCTAAAGATGGAACGGTAACAGCTGCAAACGCAAGTACTATAAACGATGGTGCTGCAGCAGTGGTTCTCATGAGTGAGGAAAAAGCAAAAGAATTAAATATAGAGCCATTAGCCACAATTATCAGCTATGCAGATGCATCTGTAGAGCCAGAAAGATTTACCACCGCTCCAGCAAAAGCATTACCAAAAGCGTTGGATAAGGCCAAATTGGGACTAAAGGATATGGATTTCATTGAGCTCAACGAGGCGTTTGCAGTTGTAGGACTTGCCAATATGAAGTTATTAGGCATCAATGATGAAAACGTAAACGTTTATGGTGGAGCTGTTTCATTGGGTCATCCATTAGGATGTAGCGGTGCTCGCATAGTCACGACTCTATTAAGTACACTTAAAAATGAAGGTGGTAGATTAGGCGCTGCGGCAATTTGTAATGGTGGCGGTGGAGCTTCAGCCTTAGTTATCGAGTCTCACTTTTAG
- a CDS encoding HD family phosphohydrolase — protein MKASKNKLYQHQDLAIRIFLVLFCTAIIVYFFPKSDRFKYDYAQGEPWEYETLYSPFRFAIMKDEEELAEERLEVIEQTPRHFYSTNVDQNELLNNYTESLQAGLSDSIYNIYNRRIYTTANEYLSKLLKNGYLEDVQDLKDIHPIVLKTGDDELQQLTYGDLVLPKELNQQVDELFQDYPDEFNAVLTRRLKALIEPNIFYDQPITDLNIESELEKILPTRGLIAQNSRIIAQGEIVEGDKLQILNTLNSTYESQTWSDSQYNWKLLGYVILVGMALTMLMLFIKKYRTEVYQSNKKLLFIYFNICLFAILTAAVVKLDAVFVYIVPVCMLPLIVKAFFDARLGLFSHVIIIFILSFVIPSSAEYLFLQIMAGIVTILSGKEIYKRANLFVTVGKIVLVYFISYFAFYAVYQGGITGWEWDRLLYFTLCGLAMLFVWPLIYVFEKIFNLVSDVSLLELSDTNSKLLKELSNKAPGTFHHSLNVANIAETIANEVGANAMLVRVGALYHDIGKMANPTYFTENQGNGINPHDDLDPEESAQIIIDHVIHGVEIAKKNNLPDRIIDFIRTHHGDSLVYYFYKKEQADHPDLDESLFRYPGPRPYSLETAILMISDSVEAASKSLKSPSSVAIDKLVESIITSQMNNGQYLNADITLKQIESIKTIIKKKLASMYHLRIEYPE, from the coding sequence ATGAAGGCTTCTAAAAATAAATTGTACCAACATCAAGATCTGGCCATCAGAATATTTTTAGTTCTGTTTTGTACGGCCATCATAGTTTATTTCTTCCCTAAAAGCGATCGTTTTAAATATGACTATGCTCAAGGTGAGCCATGGGAATATGAAACGCTCTACTCACCGTTCCGGTTTGCAATCATGAAAGATGAGGAAGAACTCGCTGAAGAGAGACTGGAAGTAATTGAACAAACTCCTAGGCATTTTTATAGTACCAATGTTGATCAGAACGAGTTGTTAAATAATTATACGGAAAGTCTACAAGCAGGACTATCTGATAGCATTTATAATATTTATAACCGTAGGATTTACACTACCGCCAATGAATACCTGTCAAAGCTTTTAAAAAATGGATATCTGGAGGATGTACAGGATCTAAAGGATATTCATCCTATTGTATTGAAAACTGGTGATGATGAATTACAACAATTGACTTATGGTGACCTCGTGCTACCAAAAGAACTAAACCAACAAGTTGATGAATTATTTCAAGATTATCCCGATGAATTTAATGCAGTTCTTACACGCAGGCTTAAAGCGTTAATAGAGCCTAATATTTTTTATGATCAACCCATAACCGATCTTAATATCGAGAGTGAGCTTGAGAAAATATTACCTACTCGAGGTTTGATTGCTCAAAATTCCAGAATTATCGCTCAAGGCGAAATTGTAGAAGGCGACAAACTCCAGATACTTAATACTCTCAACAGTACTTACGAATCGCAAACATGGTCTGACTCCCAATATAACTGGAAATTATTAGGCTACGTGATTCTGGTAGGGATGGCGCTTACTATGCTTATGTTGTTTATAAAGAAATATAGAACAGAGGTCTACCAGAGTAATAAGAAGCTACTATTTATATACTTCAATATTTGTCTTTTTGCAATCCTAACAGCAGCTGTGGTAAAATTAGATGCTGTATTTGTATACATCGTTCCAGTGTGTATGTTACCACTAATAGTGAAAGCATTTTTTGATGCTCGTTTAGGATTGTTTAGTCATGTGATTATTATTTTCATATTGAGTTTTGTAATTCCATCTAGTGCTGAATATCTGTTTTTACAGATCATGGCTGGTATTGTGACGATTTTGTCGGGAAAAGAGATTTATAAGCGAGCGAACTTATTTGTCACCGTTGGTAAAATCGTTTTGGTTTATTTCATCTCTTATTTCGCATTCTATGCTGTATACCAAGGTGGAATAACTGGTTGGGAATGGGATAGGCTTCTTTATTTTACACTCTGCGGTTTAGCAATGCTATTTGTGTGGCCGTTGATCTATGTATTTGAAAAGATATTCAATTTGGTAAGTGACGTCTCCTTATTGGAGTTGTCAGATACAAATTCAAAATTACTGAAGGAACTTTCTAATAAAGCTCCTGGAACATTTCATCATTCCCTCAATGTTGCAAACATAGCAGAGACGATTGCAAATGAGGTAGGTGCAAACGCCATGCTGGTTAGAGTAGGAGCTTTGTATCATGATATTGGTAAGATGGCTAATCCAACTTATTTTACAGAAAATCAGGGTAATGGCATTAATCCTCACGATGATCTTGACCCAGAAGAAAGCGCTCAAATTATTATAGATCACGTAATTCACGGAGTAGAAATCGCCAAGAAAAATAATCTCCCAGATAGAATTATAGATTTTATTAGAACGCACCATGGCGATAGTCTAGTTTATTACTTTTATAAGAAAGAACAGGCAGATCATCCAGATCTGGATGAAAGCCTATTTAGATATCCTGGCCCACGACCTTATAGCTTAGAAACGGCGATTTTGATGATTTCTGATAGTGTAGAAGCCGCTTCTAAAAGTCTTAAGAGTCCTAGTAGTGTGGCTATTGATAAGCTTGTGGAAAGCATTATTACTTCACAGATGAATAATGGTCAATATCTTAATGCAGATATAACCTTAAAACAGATCGAGTCCATTAAAACTATCATCAAAAAGAAGCTCGCGAGCATGTATCATCTTCGCATAGAATATCCTGAGTAA
- the pdxH gene encoding pyridoxamine 5'-phosphate oxidase, which translates to MEQNLHESRKSYEKDALLEENLSNDPFEVFSKWFQDAENDDGVEEANAMGISTIGSDGFPKSRIVLLKEIKDNRFIFYTNYTSEKAVSIANDKHICIHFFWPSLERQVIIKAISQKASREKSASYFNSRPRGSQLGAWASHQTNVIESREELEKQLQEVEERFKDQDVPLPEFWGGFECEPVSFEYWQGRPNRLHDRILFDKLNGDWNSKRLQP; encoded by the coding sequence ATGGAACAGAACCTGCACGAGTCAAGGAAATCCTATGAGAAGGATGCTTTATTAGAGGAAAATCTCTCGAACGATCCTTTTGAAGTTTTTTCCAAATGGTTTCAAGATGCCGAAAATGATGATGGAGTAGAAGAGGCTAATGCGATGGGAATCTCGACAATTGGTAGCGATGGATTTCCTAAATCTCGCATCGTTTTACTCAAAGAAATTAAGGATAACCGATTCATTTTTTATACCAACTACACTTCAGAAAAGGCTGTTTCCATTGCTAATGACAAGCATATCTGCATTCATTTTTTCTGGCCTAGTCTGGAACGTCAGGTGATTATAAAGGCCATATCCCAAAAGGCATCCCGAGAAAAGTCAGCATCTTATTTTAATTCTAGACCACGTGGTAGCCAGCTGGGAGCTTGGGCAAGTCATCAAACTAATGTCATAGAATCCCGAGAAGAGCTGGAAAAACAACTTCAAGAAGTGGAAGAGCGATTCAAAGATCAAGATGTACCACTTCCAGAATTTTGGGGTGGATTTGAGTGTGAACCCGTTTCATTTGAGTACTGGCAAGGACGACCCAACCGTTTGCACGATCGCATTCTTTTTGATAAACTTAATGGTGATTGGAATTCTAAAAGACTTCAACCTTAA
- a CDS encoding SixA phosphatase family protein — protein MKKLIITRHGKSSWEFDVRDHDRPLIQKGIDDAHTIGNALKELNTSPDLILSSTAARALQTATIITEYIDYQLKKLKLTRDLYTFNWNEQLKVLKDLDNDIDTCMIVSHNHGLTDLAGIIGSERFSNIPTTGVVIIEFPVDDWSQINKGNTTFHLFPKNIQ, from the coding sequence ATGAAAAAATTGATTATCACCAGACACGGGAAATCCAGTTGGGAGTTTGATGTTCGCGATCACGATAGACCATTGATCCAAAAAGGAATTGATGATGCACATACTATTGGTAACGCTTTGAAAGAGTTGAATACGAGTCCAGATTTAATCCTATCAAGTACTGCGGCAAGAGCGTTGCAAACAGCTACTATCATTACAGAATATATTGATTACCAGCTTAAGAAACTTAAATTGACCAGAGACTTATACACTTTCAACTGGAACGAGCAATTGAAGGTTCTTAAAGATCTTGATAACGATATTGACACCTGTATGATCGTTTCCCACAATCACGGCCTCACTGACCTTGCAGGAATAATAGGCTCTGAACGCTTTTCCAATATTCCTACCACAGGTGTAGTTATTATTGAGTTTCCAGTCGATGATTGGTCTCAGATTAATAAAGGTAATACTACATTTCACCTATTTCCCAAAAACATCCAATGA
- the ppk1 gene encoding polyphosphate kinase 1: MSNEYYNRELSWLKFNARVLQEANDPTVPLIERLRFLGIFSNNLDEFFKVRYATIQRIYRAGKNATKSLGGISAGDLLNEINEAVIKDQTLSFQILNDLEQELGKENIIIVDEQEILKEHEDFIRQYFNEKVSPALGVIMIDETTTFPPLQDGMGYLAVRMTFAKDKIKHALIEKPKHLNRFVVLPDLNDGKQYIILIDDLIRHRMHYLFSIFEYQHIQAHMIKVTLDAELDMDLDLKKSLLEKIRDSVYDRKDGDPVRFVFDREIHPETIDLIMSKLDIDDTDSIIPSGRYHNRRDYLKFPSLGRQDLLYQKQTALPIKGIDIKGSLLKRIAQKDILQYAPYHTFANTTKFLREAALDPKVEEIKITIYRLAEVSQIAGSLVNAAKNGKSVTVSIELQARFDEQANINYAELMQEEGIKMIFGVPGLKVHCKACMITRRENDKLMRYGFISTGNFNEATAGIYTDYTLFTADRKILKEVERVFEFFEVNYKQHKYKHLLVSPNFLRPGIERLVRREIAFAKAGKPAKIRLKLNSFSDYSMIDLFYEASRAGVKIELIVRGICCIIPGVKGMSENIKAISIVDRYLEHPRVYYFHNDGDPAVYISSADFMQRNLDSRVEIACPIYDEDIKKEILETLDICWNDNVKARVLDKTQSNKYVKNNKAELRSQYATYEYYKAKNQS, from the coding sequence ATGAGCAACGAATATTATAATAGAGAATTAAGCTGGCTCAAATTCAATGCTAGAGTATTACAGGAAGCCAACGATCCAACTGTACCGCTAATTGAGAGATTGAGGTTTCTTGGGATTTTCTCTAATAATCTTGATGAATTTTTCAAAGTACGCTATGCTACCATACAGCGTATTTATCGAGCTGGAAAAAATGCTACAAAATCACTGGGTGGAATATCTGCCGGTGATTTGTTGAATGAGATCAATGAGGCGGTAATTAAGGATCAAACGTTGAGTTTCCAGATATTGAATGATCTGGAGCAGGAACTAGGTAAAGAAAATATCATCATTGTTGATGAACAAGAGATTCTTAAGGAGCATGAAGATTTTATACGACAATACTTCAATGAGAAGGTGAGTCCAGCTCTAGGCGTCATCATGATCGATGAGACCACGACATTCCCACCACTACAGGATGGAATGGGATATCTCGCCGTGAGAATGACTTTTGCCAAGGATAAGATCAAACACGCCTTGATTGAAAAGCCAAAACACTTGAATAGATTTGTGGTGTTACCAGATCTCAATGATGGCAAACAGTATATTATTCTGATTGATGATTTGATCAGACACCGCATGCATTATTTATTTAGCATCTTTGAATATCAGCACATACAGGCGCATATGATCAAGGTGACTCTTGATGCAGAATTAGACATGGATCTTGATCTTAAAAAGAGTCTATTAGAAAAAATCAGGGATAGTGTGTATGATCGCAAGGATGGCGATCCAGTAAGATTTGTATTTGATAGGGAAATTCATCCAGAGACGATTGATCTTATCATGAGCAAGCTTGATATTGATGATACAGACTCGATCATACCTAGTGGTAGGTACCATAACAGGAGAGACTATCTTAAGTTCCCAAGTTTAGGCAGGCAAGATTTGCTCTATCAAAAGCAAACCGCACTACCTATTAAAGGAATTGATATCAAAGGATCACTTTTGAAACGAATCGCACAAAAGGATATTCTTCAATATGCACCATATCACACCTTTGCAAATACTACTAAATTCTTGCGGGAAGCTGCACTGGACCCTAAGGTGGAAGAGATAAAAATCACTATTTACCGCCTAGCAGAGGTTTCGCAGATTGCTGGTTCTTTAGTGAATGCGGCAAAGAATGGTAAATCAGTAACTGTTTCCATAGAGTTGCAGGCCAGGTTTGATGAGCAGGCAAACATCAATTATGCAGAATTGATGCAGGAAGAGGGCATAAAAATGATTTTTGGCGTGCCTGGTTTAAAAGTTCATTGTAAGGCTTGTATGATAACCAGACGTGAGAACGATAAGCTCATGCGTTATGGTTTTATAAGCACTGGGAATTTCAATGAGGCAACCGCTGGCATCTATACAGACTACACACTTTTCACAGCAGATCGTAAAATTTTAAAAGAAGTAGAACGTGTTTTTGAGTTCTTTGAAGTCAATTACAAGCAGCACAAATACAAGCACCTATTAGTTAGTCCCAATTTCCTAAGACCAGGTATAGAGCGATTGGTTCGTCGTGAGATCGCTTTCGCGAAAGCGGGAAAACCAGCAAAAATTCGTCTCAAACTCAACTCGTTTTCTGACTACAGCATGATTGACCTATTCTATGAGGCATCACGTGCTGGCGTTAAGATTGAATTGATCGTTCGCGGTATATGCTGTATTATTCCTGGCGTGAAAGGTATGAGCGAGAACATAAAAGCCATAAGTATTGTGGACCGCTATTTGGAACATCCACGCGTCTACTACTTTCACAATGACGGTGATCCAGCAGTATATATCTCAAGCGCAGACTTTATGCAACGCAATCTAGATAGCCGTGTGGAAATCGCATGTCCTATCTATGACGAGGATATTAAAAAAGAAATTCTTGAGACGCTGGATATTTGTTGGAACGATAATGTCAAAGCGCGTGTACTTGATAAAACGCAATCCAATAAATATGTCAAAAACAACAAAGCCGAATTAAGATCTCAATATGCCACTTATGAATATTACAAAGCCAAAAATCAAAGCTAA
- a CDS encoding Ppx/GppA phosphatase family protein: protein MGFKTEKYAAIDIGSNAIRCLIATVNLFDDLAPVFKKTSLVRVPIRLGQDVFTKGEISDYNQKRMVQTMKAYKHLMDVHEILDYKAYATSAMRDATNGKEVSRKIRKEAGIDIEIIDGSHEAAIIAMTDLHSIIDQEKVYLYVDVGGGSTEFTLFANGHAVESKSFKIGTVRLLNDMVKSSLWTEAENWVKQVCEPYNRIELIGSGGNINNIFKNSGKAYGKPLSYFYMTSYYEKLQSYTYEERIYHLALNQDRADVIIPACRIYLRSMKWSEAKNIHVPKIGLTDGIIKSIYNSKTQNTAL, encoded by the coding sequence ATGGGATTTAAAACTGAGAAATATGCCGCTATTGATATAGGTTCCAATGCGATTAGATGTTTGATAGCCACGGTCAATTTATTTGATGATCTAGCTCCAGTTTTCAAAAAAACGAGTTTAGTTCGAGTACCAATCCGTTTGGGTCAGGATGTTTTTACTAAAGGAGAGATATCTGATTACAACCAGAAGCGTATGGTACAAACAATGAAGGCTTATAAACATTTAATGGATGTTCATGAGATTTTGGATTATAAGGCTTATGCTACTAGTGCCATGCGTGACGCGACAAATGGAAAAGAGGTGTCTCGTAAAATTAGAAAGGAAGCCGGCATCGATATTGAAATCATTGACGGTTCCCACGAGGCTGCCATCATCGCGATGACAGACTTGCATAGCATTATTGATCAGGAAAAAGTTTATTTGTACGTCGACGTTGGTGGTGGTAGTACAGAATTTACTCTTTTTGCTAACGGTCACGCCGTTGAATCAAAATCCTTCAAAATAGGAACAGTACGTCTCCTAAATGACATGGTAAAAAGTTCCCTGTGGACCGAAGCAGAAAACTGGGTAAAACAAGTTTGTGAGCCATACAATCGAATTGAACTCATAGGTTCAGGTGGTAATATCAATAACATATTCAAGAATAGCGGTAAGGCTTATGGCAAGCCATTATCATATTTCTATATGACTAGTTATTATGAAAAGCTACAAAGCTATACTTATGAAGAACGTATCTATCATCTAGCGCTTAATCAGGATAGGGCAGACGTTATCATTCCAGCCTGTAGAATCTATTTAAGATCCATGAAATGGAGCGAGGCAAAGAATATTCACGTTCCTAAAATTGGACTCACTGACGGCATCATTAAATCCATCTATAATTCAAAAACCCAAAATACTGCGCTATAG
- a CDS encoding porin family protein: protein MKQFLPFIMLALISSTAIAQYRTETKFGIRLGANYSDLETNLLEDPESRIAPAVIFFSEIPLGNTFALVPEIGFSALGAKEDEVEGINGNDDRLKTNYLTGGLLAQVNIARFLYLNVGGQLALNVSENDRGDYYDGDYQAIGGLGIKITNGLSIDARYGYGFNNVFEGDLGAQGFEAENRFYQLTLSYRM, encoded by the coding sequence ATGAAACAATTTTTACCATTCATAATGCTTGCGCTTATATCAAGCACAGCAATAGCTCAATATAGAACTGAAACGAAGTTTGGGATACGTTTGGGCGCCAATTATTCTGATCTGGAAACCAATTTGTTAGAAGATCCAGAATCTCGTATCGCACCAGCCGTGATTTTCTTTTCAGAAATTCCGCTGGGAAACACATTTGCTCTAGTTCCAGAAATTGGCTTTAGCGCACTTGGAGCAAAAGAAGATGAGGTAGAAGGAATCAATGGTAATGATGATAGATTAAAAACTAACTACTTGACGGGTGGATTATTAGCTCAAGTCAACATCGCACGTTTCCTATATTTAAATGTAGGTGGACAGCTGGCTTTGAACGTTTCAGAAAACGATAGAGGTGATTATTACGATGGCGATTATCAGGCAATAGGTGGCTTAGGGATTAAGATAACTAATGGTTTGAGCATTGATGCGAGATATGGTTATGGTTTCAATAATGTTTTTGAAGGCGATTTAGGAGCTCAAGGATTTGAGGCAGAAAATCGTTTCTATCAATTGACACTTTCCTACAGAATGTAA